The Pseudomonas sp. Marseille-Q3773 DNA window ATCGCCTGGCCGCCTTCGCGGCTAAGGCCGTCCCATACGGTGAGCTTGATACCAGGAAAGCGCGCCTGCGCCTGGGTGATGATGGCCGGCAACAGCAGCGCCGAAGCTGTGGCCGGAATCGATATGGCCACATGGCCCTTGGGGTTGCCGCGGCTGGATTTGAGTTCGTCCTTGACCGAATCGAGCTTCTGTACCACCAAGCGTGCCACTTCGTACAGCTGGCGCCCTGCATCGGTCAGCTCGATGCCGTCATGCTGGCGCGCCAGCAACTGCATTTCCAGTTCGCTTTCCAGCAGGCCTATCTGGCGGCTCAATGCTGGCTGGGCAATGAACGCGTGCCGCGACGCGTTGGAGAAACTGCCGGCTTCGACAATGGCAATCAGGTAACGCAGCTGTTTCAAAGTCATGGCGATTCTCAGGCTATGCCGAAGTGGTATGGCAACTATCGGGAGACGTTATTTGTTCCGGTCTGGTGGCCTACTTAGTATCAGGGAACACCGAATCGAGGATAACAGAAACGTTCGCTTATTTACCCAAGCCCTTTCATACAAGCTTTTGCGCCGTGTTTCGGCGCTAACTCGCGAACTCACTCTCGAATAAACACAATAAGAGGTTAAGAGTGATGGCATTCCGTACTTCTGGTCTTTCGGGGCCGTTGTCGCTGCTTGCATCTGCACTTTTTTCTGTGCCTGCCCTGGCCGTGCAATTTAATCTTGGAGAAATTGAAGGACAGTTTGATTCAGCGCTTTCGTTTGGCACCAGCATTTCCACTGCCAACCCGGACCCGGCTTTGCACAACAGTGCAAACAGTGATGACGGCCGCCTGAACTTTGCCTCGGGTGATGTGTTTTCGGCAGTATTCAAAGGTACCCATGATCTGGAGCTCAAACATGCCAACCTGGGTGTGTTCCTGCGTGGCACCTACTGGTACGACACAGCGCTGCGCGACCATGACCAGCGCTTCAAGCCAGTCGAGGACAACAACCGCAAGCGCTCGGCCAAGAGCGCAGGTACCCAGTTGCTCGACGCCTTCGGCTACTACCTCTACGACATCGATGGTCAGCCAGGCTCGGCAAGGCTGGGCAAGCAGGTGGTGAACTGGGGCGAGAGCACCTTCATCCAGGGTGGGCTGAACGTCATCAATCCCTTCAACCTGGCGGCGTTGCGCCGCCCAGGTTCGGAGGTGAAGGACGCGCTGGTCCCGGTGAACCTGTTCTATGTCACCCAGAACCTGACCGAGGCTTTGTCGGTCGATGGCTTCTACCAGCTGGACTGGGACCAGACCCAGCTCGACAACTGCGGCACGTTCTTCTCCAACAACGACTTCCTGCCCGATGGTTGCGATGGCCTGGACGTGGGAGCCAGGTTGCTTGGCAACCCGGCTGCCGTGGCCGGCCTTGCACCGTTTGGCGTCAACCTGACCAGCGAAGGCGTGCGCATACCCCGCGGCAGTGACCAGGATGCCCGCGACGGCGGGCAGTGGGGCGTTTCGCTGCGCTGGTACGTGGCGGCGCTGGACACCGAGTTCGGTGCCTACGCTGCCAACTATCACAGCCGCACGCCTTATCTGGGGACGGTCAGCAGCCCATATTTCGACAACAGCCGCTTCGCCCCACAGTTGTGCGCCAACCTGGGCATCGGCCCGGCCGGCTGTGCCGGGTTCCTCGGGTCCGCTGCCGGTCAGTCGCTGGTCGGCGCATTGCGCCTGGGCACCTCCCGGTACCGCGTGCAGTACCCCGAGGACATCCGCATGTACGGTTTGTCGTTCGCCACCACCCTGCGCAGCGGTACGGCTCTGCAGGGTGAGCTGAGTTACCGGCCGAATATGCCCATGCAGCTCAACGGTACCGACATCATCCAGTCGCTGCTCAATGTCGACGGCCGTTCGCCTTTGCTGGCCGACGGGTTGCGACCAGACAGCGCCAGCACGCTGTTCGACGGCTACCGGCGCAAGGAGGTGACCCAGCTTCAGGTGACCGCCGTGCATGCCTTCAGCCAGGTACTGGGGGCCAACCAGATGCTGCTGGTGGGCGAGGCCGGGGCCACCTACGTCGGCGGACTGGAGGGCGATGCGGGCCCGCGTTACGGCCGCTCGGGTACCTTCAACAGTGGCGAACTGGCGGACAACAGCGTATGTCGGGCGATTTCCAAGACGCCAGAGCACTGTAACGACAAAGGCTTCATGACCCCGTTCTCCTGGGGCTACCGGTTACGTGCCACCTTGACCTACCCCAACGTGATCGCCGGCTTCGACCTGCGGCCGAACCTGTCCTGGTCGCACGATGTGCACGGTACAGGCCCGGTGGAGGGCTCGGCTTTCAGCGAGGGCTCCAGGGCCATTAGCGTCGGGCTGGATGCGACACTTGCCAGCACCTACAGCCTGAGCCTGTCGTACACCGACTTTATCGATGGCGACTATGGCACCCGTGGCGACCGGGACTTTGTCTCGCTGAGCCTGGGTGTCACCTTCTGAGGGCATGATGATGAAAATGCGAATGCTGATGATCGGCCTGTTCTGGGCCAGCACCGGGTTGGCTGCAGCAGGCCTGCCTGACAACCTGACCCCTGTGGGGGCTGAACGTGCGGCCAGCCCGGATGGCCGTATCCCGGCCTGGCAAGGCGGTTTGACCGTTGCCCAGCAGCGCCTGGGCGACAACGGCACGCCGCTGGATCCGTATGCCGCCGAGCAGCCGCTGTACCGGATCACGGCAACCAACTATCGGCGTTACCAGGGCCAGCTTTCCGACGGTCAGGTCGCTTTGCTCAAGCGCTTCCCGCAAACCTTCGAACTGCCGGTCTACCCCACTCATCGCAGCGTGGCGGTGCCTGCCGGAGTCGCCGCCTCGGCTGCCCGCAACGCATTGCAGGTGCAGCTGGACGACCACGGCAACGGTCTGCGCGGGTTCAGTGGGGTGATTGCGTTTCCTCGGCCGGACAATGGCCTGGAGGTGATCTGGAACCACCTGACCCGGCACCGCAATGCCAGCTATATCCAGATGTCCGACAGCGTCACACCGCTAAAGAACGGCCGCTTTGTACTGATGAGCGCGCGCCAGGACGTAGCCCGCCCGGAAGGCCTGAGCGTGCTGGGTGCAAGCAATGTGCTGTACTACTTCACCTACCGCATGATGGCCCCATCACGGCTTGCCGGTGATGCCATGGTGGTCCATGAAACCCTTGACCAGGTAGCCGAGCCCCGCTTGTCCTGGGTCTACAGTGCCAGTCAGCGGCGTGTGCGGCGCGCGCCGAGCATCGCCTACGACACCACCGGGCCAGGCACTGCCGGCCTGCGTACTGCCGACAGCCGCGACATGTTCAATGGCGCCCCCGACCGTTACCAGTGGAAATTGCTAGGCAAGCAGACCCTGCATGTGCCCTACAACAGCTACCGCCTGGCATCGCCCGAGCTGAGCTATGCCGAGCTGATCAAACCTGGCCATGTCAATCCGGCGCCGACCCGCTACGAGCTGCATCGGGTGTGGGTGGTGGAGGCGACCCTGAAGCCCGGCGCACAGCACATCTACGCCAAGCGACGCTTCTATGTGGACGAAGATACCTGGGCCATTCTCGAAACCGACAGCTACGATGCTGGCGGCCAGCTGTGGCGCACATCACAGGCTCACAGCTTTTACCACCCGGGCGGCGAGGTGGCGGTCAACGCAATGGAGGTCACCTATGACCTCAAGAGTGGCCGCTACCATGCGTCAGGACTGATCAACGAGCAGCGTCGGCCGTTTGACTTCAATGTTCGCACCAGCCTTTCGTATTTCTCTCCCGGCGCCTTGCGCAGCTTTGGTGTGCGCTGATGGACGTGTTTGAACCACGGCCGGACTGGGCGCGGCGTCTGCTGGGGCAGGGCGAGGCACCCGACCCTCGCTTCACCTTGGCCAACGAGCGCACGTTCCTCGCCTGGATCCGAACCGCGCTGGCGTTGCTGGGAGGTGGGATTGCCATCGAGACCTTTGCCGGCCAGGCCCTGCAGGCGCCGCTTCGGCTTTGGCTGGTCGGCGGCCTGATGGTGTTGAGCACGCTGCTGAGCGCCGGCGCCTGCCTGCGCTGGCTGCGGGTGGAGCGTGCCTTGCGCCAGCGCCGGCCATTGCCGCTGCCGGCGCTGGTGCCGCTATTGGCACTGGGTTGTCTGGTCGCGGCATTGATGGCCGCTGCCGTGTTGTGGCCGCGCTGGCATGCTTGATCCGGGTTTGCAGGCCGAACGCACCGAACTGGCCTGGCGGCGTACCTGGCTGGCGCTGGTGGTAGTCGTGGGGCTGGCTTTGCGGCAGGGCGACCTGCCGCTGGCCGCACTGGTGGGCATCGCAACGCTGATGCTGTTGGCCCGCCAGGGGCGACGCTACAGCGAGGGCCTGGCGATGTTGCGCGCCGAGCGCGGTCAGCCTGCGATTCTGCCGGTAGTGGCGCTGGGTAGCGCGGTGTGCCTGATGGCGCTGGCAGGGTTGCACCGGTTGGCGAACGGGGGCTGAGGCCCCTCCCACAGGTACCCTGTGAGAGGTACCGGTGGGAGCGGGCTTGCCGGCGAAGAGGCCGGGGCTCAAGGGGTCACGATGTTGAAACGGGAATCGGTGTTCTCCAGGCCGCCCATGAAGCGCAGGAACTTCACCCGCTCACCTTCGATGGAGATTTCGCCCAGGGTGGCCTCCTTGAGGAACCCGGTCTGCTTCAAGGCAATCCGGTCCAATGTCCGTTTGCTCATGCTCACCTGCACATCGGCCTGTGGGTGACGAGTCAGGTCGCGATGGGTGAGCACGCCGTTGCGCAGGGTAAGAGCGTAGTCTTCGCCCAGGTCGGTGAAGCGCCAGTTGATGCTGAGGTCGCTATCCGCCGCCTTGAAGGCATCCACCCGTACCCCGAGGTAATCGAAGAACAGGCTGGGTGTCAGAGCCCGCACCATATCGTCGGCATTGCCGCCACTGCCGGTGCTGGCGGCTACGCCGCCGCGCAGCTCCTGGGCGCCGCTGAGGTAGGCATTGCGCCAGGTGGCGTTCTCGCTCTGGTAACCCAGCTGCTCCAGCGCATCGGCTTGCAGTTCGCGCGCTGCGGTATTGCCCGGTTCGGCGAATACCAGATGGTTCACCAATTGCGCCACCCAGCGGTAGTCACCTTCGGCAAAGGCCTGGCGTGCCTGGGCCAGCACCCGATCGGCGCCACCCATTGCTGCCACGTAGCGCTTGCCGGCAGCTTGTGGCGGCAGTGGATCGAGGTTGGCCGGGTTGCCATCGTAAAAGCCCATATAGCGTTGGTAGACAGCACGTACGTTATGGCTGAGCGAGCCATAGTAGTCGCGGCTGTACCATTTGCTGGCCAGGCGTGGCGGAAGGCTGGCCAGGCTCTGGGCGATTTCCATCGGTGTCTGGCCCTGGTTGATCAGGCGCAAGGTCTGGCTATCGATGAAGGCATACATGTCACGCTGGTCGGCCAGGTATTCGCGGATTGCCGGCCCGCCCCAGGTCGGCCAGTGATGCTGGGCGAAGACTACCTCGGCCTGGTCGCCGTAACGCAACAGCGATTGGTCCAGGTAGTGCGCCCATATTTTTGGGTCACGCACCAGCGCACCGCGTAGGGTCAGCACATTGTGCTGCACGTGGGTGGCGTTCTCGGCCATGCACAATGCCTTGAGCCCAGGGAAGTAGATGTTCATCTCTGCTGGCGCTTCGGTGCCCGGGGTCAACTGGAACTCTACCTCCACGCCGCTGAGGGTCATGCGTTGCAGTGGCTGGCTGATTTCCAGCGTCGGTGCTATCAGGCTGACGGTGGCATTGGCCGGCACCCCTTTGCCCAGGCCGGCATCCACCTGGCCGCGTGGCCCGCGGGGCAGTGGTGCGCCGTACATGTACTGGGCGCGGCGTTTCATGGCCGGACCGGCCAGCACGTTTTCGCCGACGGCATGCTCGAAGAAGCCTTCAGGTGCAATGACCTGAACCTTGCCGGCCTTGACGTCCGCCTCGTCGATCACCCCGCGCACGCCGCCGAAGTGGTCGATGTGCGGGTGGGTGTAGATGACCGTGGTCACCGGCTTGCGCGGACGGTGTCGGAAATACAGTTCAAGGCCAGCCCTGGCGGTTTCGACGGCCAGCAGCGGGTCGAGCACGATCAGCCCGTCCTGGCCTTCAACGATGGTCATGTTGGCCAGGTCCAGGCCGCGAACCTGGTAGATACCTTCGGTGACCTTGAACAGACCGGCGATAGTGTTCAGCTGGGCGATGCGCCACAGGCTCGGGTTTACCGTGGCCGGGGCCTGCCCCGGGGCGAGAAAACGGTACTGACCCAAGTCCCACACTGTCCTGCCATCGGCGGTCGTGACCGGCCCGTCGAAGCGCTCGAGCAGCCCGCGACGGGCCGCCTCGAAATCCCCGTGGTCATCGAAGGGCAGGCGTTGCAGCCATTGCTGGTTGCTGGCCTGGGTGGCCGCGGTGGCGTCCTTTGCCGCCGTAGTGGCCAGGCTCGGCAGGGGCGTCAGCAGGGCGAGCGCCAGCATCGACAGTGGGAAGCGCATGGTGTGTCCTTGTAGTTATCGTGGCGGACCACTGTAGGGGAGCGGCTCGGGCATCAGCCAATACCAGAGCGGCATGGTTGCCATCGCATTTTCTGATGGCCTCAGGCAGGCGCAAGCCCCAGGATCTGCTCTACCAGCCAGGCAAGGGCGGGGTCGTGCCGGCGATGGGTCAGGTGCACCAGTTCCAGCTCGAACGGCTCCAGGGCAAAGGGCAGTTCGTGCACCGTCAGGGGCAGCAACTTCGCGAACTGCTGCGCAAGTTGTCGCGGCAGCACCACGCACATCTCGGTGGCGGCGGCCAGATGCGCGGCTTGCAGGTAGTTGGGCGTGGTGTAAGCAATCTGCCGGGTCAGGCCTTGTTCGGCCAGCCATTGGTCGACCATGCCCCGGGTCTGGCCACCGTGTACCCAGATGTGCCGCAAGCCGAGGAACGCCTGAAGGTCCAGCGCCTGGTCCGGCGCCAGTTGCGGATGCTTCTGGCGCAGCGCGACTTGCAGGGTTTCGCGCCTCCAGGGGTGGCGGCTGAAGCGTGCCGGCACCTCATCGAAGCGCCCCAGCACCAGATCGAGGTCGCCGCGGTCCAGCGCTTCGGCCGGCAGGTTGGGGGCCAGGTGCACCACATCGATGCGCAAGTGTGGGGCCAGTACCTGCAAGCGTGCCAGCAGCGGTGGCATGCACAGCTGTTCGACGAAGTCGGTGAGGGCGATGCGCAGCTGACGGTGGCTGCGCTGTGGCTCGAAGGCATCACCGGTGGCCAGGGTCTGCTCGATCTGTTGCAACGCCGCTCTAATCGGCCCCTCCAGTGCCAGTGCCCGCGGCGTAGGGCGCATGCGCCGGCCCACACGAACCAGCAGCGGGTCGCCAAGCTGGTCGCGCAGCCGCGCCAGGGCGTTGCTGACCGTGGGCTGGGTCAGGGCCAGTCGTTCAGCCGCCCGTGAGACGTTCTGCTCGCGCAGCAGCATGTCGAAGACCCGCAACAGGTTCAGATCGAAGTTGGAAATATTCATGGCCAGAATATATGGCATATGAAATTGAAATTTCAAAAATACCTGCGGCCTGCTTAGGGTGATGCCTGTCCTCATACCTACAACAAGCAGGAGCGTTGCGCGTGAATACCCCCTTTGCGATCAATCAGGTGGCCGTGATAGGCGCAGGTACCATGGGCCGCGGCATTGTCATCAGCCTCGCCAGTGCCGGCCTGTCGGTGCTGTGGCTCGACAGCAACGCATCAGCCCTGGACGCTGGCCTGAGCATGGTCAGCCAGGCGTGGGCCCAGCAGGTGGAAAAGCAGCGTGTCACCCAGGCCGAGGCCGAAGCCTGCCTGGCGCGGGTGCAGACGGTGGATGGCTATACCGCGCTGGCCCAGGCCGATCTGGTGATCGAGGCGGTGTATGAAAGCCTTGAACTGAAGCAGGAAATCTTCCGCGCCCTGGATCAGCACCTCAAACCTGAGGCGATTCTGGCCAGCAATACTTCGGCGCTGGACATCGACGCGATCGCGATGGTGACCCGGCGGCCGTCGCAGGTACTGGGCCTGCATTTCTTCAGCCCCGCGCATGTCATGAAGCTGCTCGAGATTGTGCGCGGCGCGCACACCGACCAGGCGGTGCTCGATACCGCCCTGGCGCTGGGCGAACGCTTGGGCAAAGTGGTGGTAGTGGCCGGTAACTGCCCAGGTTTCATCGGCAATCGCATGCTGCGCAGTTATGTGGCCGAAGCACGCAAGTTGCTGCTCGAAGGCGCGCTGCCGCATCAGGTGGATACGGTGCTGCAACAGTTCGGTTTTGCCATGGGCCCGTTCCGCATGTACGACGTGGTAGGCATCGACCTGGAATGGCGCGCCCGTCAGCTGGCCAGGCAGGGCATGCACGATCCGCTGGTGCAAGTGGACAATGCACTGTGCGATCTGGGCCGGCTGGGTCAGAAGACCGGGAAGGGCTATTACCGTTATGTACCTGGCAGCCGCCAGGCCGAGCATGACCCCGAGGTCGACGCCCTGGTGCTCAAGATCTCCAACGACCTGGGTTACCGACGCCGGGGCATCAGCGCGGAGGAAATCGTCGAGCGCTGCCTGCTGGCGCTGGTCAACGAAGGCGCGAAGATTCTGCAGGAAGGCATCGCTGCCAGCAGTGCCGACATCGACCGGGTGTGGCTCAACGGTTATGGCTTCCCGGCGGCCACAGGTGGCCCGATGCGATGGGCCGATGACCAGGGTACAGCATTCGTCCTGGCCCGGCTGGAATACCTGCAAAGCGTACTGGGAGAGCACTGGCGCCCGGCCGCTCTGCTGTACACGCTGGTGGCCAACGGCAAGCGTTTCGAGCAGCAGGCGGAGGTTCAGGCATGAACTACCAGGCTCCCTTGCGCGACATGCGCTTCGTGCTGCACGAGCTGTTCGATGTTGCCGGCCATTGTCAGCAGCTGGGCATCGAGCTGGACCGCGATACCCTCGACGGCATCCTGGAAGAGGCTGCGCGCTTTACCGGCGAAGTCGTCGCTCCTCTCAACCGCAACAGTGACGAGCAGGGCTGCCAGTTGGCCGGGGGAGAGGTCACCACGCCAGACGGTTTTCGCGATGCCTACCGGCAATACGTCGCCCATGGCTGGGCCAGCATGACCGGGCCGCAGGCTTACGGCGGACAAGGACTGCCGCAAATGGCCTCGGCCAGCTTCCACGAAATGCTGATGGCCGCGTCGTTGTCGTTCCGCATCTATTCCGGCCTCACCGAAGGTGCCGTGCTGGCCCTGCATCGTCATGGCAGTCCGGCGCTGCGGCAGGCCTACCTGGCACCCATGGTCAGTGGCGAGTGGGCCGGTACCATGTGCCTCACCGAGCCGCAGGCCGGCACCGACCTGGCCTTGCTGCGCACCCGCGCCCAGCCGCAGGCCGACGGCTCTTATTGCATCACCGGCAGCAAGATCTTCATCAGTGGTGGCGAACAGGACCTGACCGACAACATCATTCATCTGGTGCTTGCCCGCTTGCCCGATGCGCCGGCCGGGGTGCGCGGCATCAGCCTGTTTCTGGTGCCCAAGCTACTGCCGGGTGGCAAGCGCAACGCGCTGGGCTGTGGTGCGCTTGAGCACAAGATGGGCATCAAGGGCGCCTCGACTTGCGTAATGAATTTCGACGGTGCCCTGGGATGGCTGGTGGGTGAGGCCAATCAGGGCCTGGCGTGCATGTTCACCATGATGAACGACGCCCGTTTCCAGGTCGGCCTGCAGGGGCTGGGCATTGCCGAGGCGGCTTTCCAGCGTGGCCTGGCCTATGCTCGCGAACGCTTGCAATCGCGGGCCCTGACCGGCCCGGTTGCGGCGGACAGGCCGGCTGATCCGATCATCGTCCACCCGGATGTGCGACGCATGCTGTTGACCCAGAAGGCTCTCACCGAGGGCTGTCGCATGCTGGCCATCTACACCGCCCGGCAGCTCGACCTGGAGCACGCAGCAGCGGGCGATCAGGCACGCCAGGGCGCTGCCCGGCGGGCGGCGCTGCTGATCCCGATCGTCAAGGCGTTCTTCACCGATGTCGGGCAGGAGGTCGCCAGCCTAGGCGTGCAGCTGTACGGCGGGCACGGCTATATCCGCGAGTGGGGCATGGAGCAATTGATGCGTGATAGCCGCATTACCCAGCTCTATGAAGGCACCAACGGCATCCAGGCCCTCGACCTTGTGCGCCGC harbors:
- a CDS encoding DUF1302 domain-containing protein; its protein translation is MAFRTSGLSGPLSLLASALFSVPALAVQFNLGEIEGQFDSALSFGTSISTANPDPALHNSANSDDGRLNFASGDVFSAVFKGTHDLELKHANLGVFLRGTYWYDTALRDHDQRFKPVEDNNRKRSAKSAGTQLLDAFGYYLYDIDGQPGSARLGKQVVNWGESTFIQGGLNVINPFNLAALRRPGSEVKDALVPVNLFYVTQNLTEALSVDGFYQLDWDQTQLDNCGTFFSNNDFLPDGCDGLDVGARLLGNPAAVAGLAPFGVNLTSEGVRIPRGSDQDARDGGQWGVSLRWYVAALDTEFGAYAANYHSRTPYLGTVSSPYFDNSRFAPQLCANLGIGPAGCAGFLGSAAGQSLVGALRLGTSRYRVQYPEDIRMYGLSFATTLRSGTALQGELSYRPNMPMQLNGTDIIQSLLNVDGRSPLLADGLRPDSASTLFDGYRRKEVTQLQVTAVHAFSQVLGANQMLLVGEAGATYVGGLEGDAGPRYGRSGTFNSGELADNSVCRAISKTPEHCNDKGFMTPFSWGYRLRATLTYPNVIAGFDLRPNLSWSHDVHGTGPVEGSAFSEGSRAISVGLDATLASTYSLSLSYTDFIDGDYGTRGDRDFVSLSLGVTF
- a CDS encoding alkyl sulfatase dimerization domain-containing protein is translated as MRFPLSMLALALLTPLPSLATTAAKDATAATQASNQQWLQRLPFDDHGDFEAARRGLLERFDGPVTTADGRTVWDLGQYRFLAPGQAPATVNPSLWRIAQLNTIAGLFKVTEGIYQVRGLDLANMTIVEGQDGLIVLDPLLAVETARAGLELYFRHRPRKPVTTVIYTHPHIDHFGGVRGVIDEADVKAGKVQVIAPEGFFEHAVGENVLAGPAMKRRAQYMYGAPLPRGPRGQVDAGLGKGVPANATVSLIAPTLEISQPLQRMTLSGVEVEFQLTPGTEAPAEMNIYFPGLKALCMAENATHVQHNVLTLRGALVRDPKIWAHYLDQSLLRYGDQAEVVFAQHHWPTWGGPAIREYLADQRDMYAFIDSQTLRLINQGQTPMEIAQSLASLPPRLASKWYSRDYYGSLSHNVRAVYQRYMGFYDGNPANLDPLPPQAAGKRYVAAMGGADRVLAQARQAFAEGDYRWVAQLVNHLVFAEPGNTAARELQADALEQLGYQSENATWRNAYLSGAQELRGGVAASTGSGGNADDMVRALTPSLFFDYLGVRVDAFKAADSDLSINWRFTDLGEDYALTLRNGVLTHRDLTRHPQADVQVSMSKRTLDRIALKQTGFLKEATLGEISIEGERVKFLRFMGGLENTDSRFNIVTP
- a CDS encoding 3-hydroxyacyl-CoA dehydrogenase → MNTPFAINQVAVIGAGTMGRGIVISLASAGLSVLWLDSNASALDAGLSMVSQAWAQQVEKQRVTQAEAEACLARVQTVDGYTALAQADLVIEAVYESLELKQEIFRALDQHLKPEAILASNTSALDIDAIAMVTRRPSQVLGLHFFSPAHVMKLLEIVRGAHTDQAVLDTALALGERLGKVVVVAGNCPGFIGNRMLRSYVAEARKLLLEGALPHQVDTVLQQFGFAMGPFRMYDVVGIDLEWRARQLARQGMHDPLVQVDNALCDLGRLGQKTGKGYYRYVPGSRQAEHDPEVDALVLKISNDLGYRRRGISAEEIVERCLLALVNEGAKILQEGIAASSADIDRVWLNGYGFPAATGGPMRWADDQGTAFVLARLEYLQSVLGEHWRPAALLYTLVANGKRFEQQAEVQA
- a CDS encoding LysR family transcriptional regulator, whose translation is MPYILAMNISNFDLNLLRVFDMLLREQNVSRAAERLALTQPTVSNALARLRDQLGDPLLVRVGRRMRPTPRALALEGPIRAALQQIEQTLATGDAFEPQRSHRQLRIALTDFVEQLCMPPLLARLQVLAPHLRIDVVHLAPNLPAEALDRGDLDLVLGRFDEVPARFSRHPWRRETLQVALRQKHPQLAPDQALDLQAFLGLRHIWVHGGQTRGMVDQWLAEQGLTRQIAYTTPNYLQAAHLAAATEMCVVLPRQLAQQFAKLLPLTVHELPFALEPFELELVHLTHRRHDPALAWLVEQILGLAPA
- a CDS encoding acyl-CoA dehydrogenase C-terminal domain-containing protein, whose protein sequence is MNYQAPLRDMRFVLHELFDVAGHCQQLGIELDRDTLDGILEEAARFTGEVVAPLNRNSDEQGCQLAGGEVTTPDGFRDAYRQYVAHGWASMTGPQAYGGQGLPQMASASFHEMLMAASLSFRIYSGLTEGAVLALHRHGSPALRQAYLAPMVSGEWAGTMCLTEPQAGTDLALLRTRAQPQADGSYCITGSKIFISGGEQDLTDNIIHLVLARLPDAPAGVRGISLFLVPKLLPGGKRNALGCGALEHKMGIKGASTCVMNFDGALGWLVGEANQGLACMFTMMNDARFQVGLQGLGIAEAAFQRGLAYARERLQSRALTGPVAADRPADPIIVHPDVRRMLLTQKALTEGCRMLAIYTARQLDLEHAAAGDQARQGAARRAALLIPIVKAFFTDVGQEVASLGVQLYGGHGYIREWGMEQLMRDSRITQLYEGTNGIQALDLVRRKLLGDGGAELNLLVDELALHVEAAGAGGGLHAMAAAVGQRLEEWRALAGHVVEACQRDPQEMGAVSVDFLAYSAYVLLAALWLQAAVRAEAALAGGSAETGFYRAKLHAAQFYWRRVLPRATAHREALLGGADCLMALPASDFAF
- a CDS encoding DUF202 domain-containing protein — encoded protein: MLDPGLQAERTELAWRRTWLALVVVVGLALRQGDLPLAALVGIATLMLLARQGRRYSEGLAMLRAERGQPAILPVVALGSAVCLMALAGLHRLANGG
- a CDS encoding DUF1329 domain-containing protein, coding for MLMIGLFWASTGLAAAGLPDNLTPVGAERAASPDGRIPAWQGGLTVAQQRLGDNGTPLDPYAAEQPLYRITATNYRRYQGQLSDGQVALLKRFPQTFELPVYPTHRSVAVPAGVAASAARNALQVQLDDHGNGLRGFSGVIAFPRPDNGLEVIWNHLTRHRNASYIQMSDSVTPLKNGRFVLMSARQDVARPEGLSVLGASNVLYYFTYRMMAPSRLAGDAMVVHETLDQVAEPRLSWVYSASQRRVRRAPSIAYDTTGPGTAGLRTADSRDMFNGAPDRYQWKLLGKQTLHVPYNSYRLASPELSYAELIKPGHVNPAPTRYELHRVWVVEATLKPGAQHIYAKRRFYVDEDTWAILETDSYDAGGQLWRTSQAHSFYHPGGEVAVNAMEVTYDLKSGRYHASGLINEQRRPFDFNVRTSLSYFSPGALRSFGVR
- a CDS encoding DUF202 domain-containing protein, producing MDVFEPRPDWARRLLGQGEAPDPRFTLANERTFLAWIRTALALLGGGIAIETFAGQALQAPLRLWLVGGLMVLSTLLSAGACLRWLRVERALRQRRPLPLPALVPLLALGCLVAALMAAAVLWPRWHA